One genomic region from Nitrospirota bacterium encodes:
- a CDS encoding MFS transporter: MKPKKKKVFGTIRNVFVSGLVSLFMDISSEMIYPIVPLFLANTLGVSKSAIGLIEGIAESTASILKVLSGYLSDRMGNRKWLMAVGYGISTLTRPIIALATIWQHVLGFRFADRFGKGIRTAPRDALIVESTEKEFLGRAFSFHRSLDTMGAVAGPALAFFLLGNFPNNYRTVFWLSIIPGIIAVLLIIFFIRETKKPTTGQSGRPRLTLKHFDWRFKFFVLIAAIFAVGNSSDVFLILRAEQKGIQDIMIPVVYLLFNLIYSISAIPSGIAADRFGKKRVLLIGFVLFAILYYGFAVAEDAATIWILFAFYGVFMGLTEGIQKALLATIIPQEFKATAFGIYNTIVGIAMFPASLIGGWLWDHISPSATFYLGSITAGLSASLFIVFITLVRKKTVCTDY; this comes from the coding sequence ATGAAGCCAAAAAAAAAGAAAGTCTTCGGCACCATCCGGAATGTATTTGTCAGCGGCCTCGTTAGCTTGTTTATGGATATAAGCTCCGAGATGATCTATCCTATCGTCCCCCTTTTCCTTGCAAACACCCTTGGTGTCAGCAAATCTGCAATCGGCCTTATTGAAGGTATTGCAGAATCAACAGCAAGCATACTAAAGGTTTTATCGGGTTATCTCTCGGACAGGATGGGAAACCGTAAGTGGCTGATGGCAGTAGGTTACGGTATTTCGACTCTTACAAGACCCATCATTGCCCTTGCCACAATCTGGCAGCACGTGCTCGGTTTCAGGTTTGCCGACAGGTTTGGAAAAGGTATCCGTACAGCCCCAAGAGATGCGCTGATTGTAGAGTCTACAGAAAAGGAGTTCCTTGGAAGGGCCTTCAGCTTCCACCGTTCATTGGATACAATGGGCGCTGTAGCAGGTCCTGCCCTTGCATTTTTTCTGCTCGGAAATTTCCCTAATAACTACCGCACGGTCTTCTGGCTTTCAATCATTCCTGGAATCATAGCCGTCCTCCTGATAATCTTTTTCATCAGGGAAACAAAGAAACCAACAACAGGGCAATCCGGCAGGCCCAGACTTACACTCAAACATTTTGATTGGAGATTCAAGTTCTTTGTCCTTATTGCAGCCATATTTGCCGTAGGAAATTCGAGTGATGTATTCCTGATATTGAGGGCTGAACAGAAAGGGATTCAAGACATTATGATCCCTGTTGTATACCTTTTATTCAATCTCATATACTCCATATCTGCAATTCCTTCCGGTATTGCAGCGGACAGGTTCGGCAAGAAGAGGGTGCTGCTTATAGGATTTGTTCTCTTTGCCATCCTTTATTACGGATTTGCAGTCGCAGAGGATGCTGCAACCATTTGGATTCTTTTTGCTTTCTACGGCGTATTTATGGGGCTTACAGAGGGCATACAGAAGGCACTTCTCGCGACCATCATACCGCAGGAATTTAAGGCCACTGCCTTCGGCATCTATAACACAATAGTCGGGATAGCAATGTTCCCTGCAAGCCTTATCGGCGGATGGCTATGGGATCATATTTCCCCGTCTGCGACATTCTACTTAGGGTCTATAACAGCCGGCCTTTCTGCGTCGTTATTCATTGTATTCATTACATTGGTTAGAAAAAAAACAGTATGCACTGATTATTGA
- the der gene encoding ribosome biogenesis GTPase Der, translating into MAKSVIAIIGRPNVGKSTLFNRIAGKRMAIVEDIPGVTRDRNYAHISYFGKEFTLVDTGGLEPETSDLILTQMRGQAKIAIEEADIIIFLMDGKEGSTSSDVDIIEMLRKVKKPVYYVLNKIDNKKIEDNVADFYKFGIDKFYPISAEHGRCVDELLDDICLSLPSALPEENAAEYPKIAVVGKPNAGKSTLINRLLGKDRLVTSPIPGTTRDSIDTIVTYYQKEYLFIDTAGIRKKAKVLKGIESYSVVRSLRSIERCDIAIVLVDAVEGLTDQDLKIIRYIEEAEKGCIIAINKWDIVEKDHNTMEQYTKNIKTIHRHLDHLPLLFLSALTGTRVQKVYAEIDRIMEEYQRHITTGELNRFIGSLADHLPVATYRGKPLKLYYATQAGVRPPEFVMFVNHPEAMSTNVVRFLENNIREKWGFIGVPIRIVVRKRLSSR; encoded by the coding sequence ATGGCAAAATCAGTTATTGCAATTATAGGAAGGCCGAATGTTGGGAAGTCTACTCTGTTCAACCGGATAGCGGGAAAGCGGATGGCTATTGTGGAAGATATACCCGGTGTAACAAGGGACCGGAATTATGCACACATTTCATACTTTGGAAAAGAGTTTACTCTTGTAGACACAGGCGGGCTTGAACCTGAAACATCAGACCTCATACTGACGCAGATGAGGGGGCAGGCCAAGATAGCCATAGAAGAGGCTGATATTATAATATTCTTAATGGACGGAAAAGAAGGGAGTACATCTTCTGACGTTGACATTATAGAGATGCTGAGGAAGGTGAAAAAGCCTGTATATTATGTCCTTAATAAGATTGATAATAAAAAGATAGAGGATAATGTCGCAGATTTCTATAAGTTCGGGATTGATAAATTCTACCCCATATCTGCTGAACATGGGCGATGTGTTGATGAACTGCTGGATGATATATGTTTATCCCTGCCCTCTGCATTACCGGAAGAAAATGCTGCTGAATACCCAAAGATAGCTGTGGTCGGTAAACCGAATGCAGGCAAGTCAACCCTGATAAACAGACTGCTTGGGAAAGACCGGCTTGTTACAAGCCCAATACCGGGTACAACAAGGGATTCAATAGACACTATTGTTACTTATTACCAAAAGGAATATCTGTTCATTGATACTGCAGGTATCAGGAAAAAGGCAAAGGTTCTAAAGGGGATTGAATCATACAGCGTTGTACGGTCACTCAGGAGTATTGAACGGTGTGATATTGCCATAGTGCTTGTTGATGCAGTAGAGGGTCTAACGGACCAGGATTTAAAGATTATCAGATATATAGAAGAGGCGGAAAAGGGATGTATTATTGCAATCAACAAGTGGGATATTGTTGAAAAAGACCATAACACTATGGAGCAATATACAAAGAACATAAAAACAATACACCGCCATCTTGACCACCTGCCGTTATTATTCTTATCAGCACTAACCGGAACACGTGTTCAAAAGGTTTATGCTGAGATAGACAGGATTATGGAAGAATACCAGCGTCATATAACAACCGGAGAACTTAACAGATTTATCGGAAGCCTGGCAGACCATTTACCGGTTGCAACATATCGTGGGAAGCCGCTGAAATTATACTATGCAACACAGGCAGGTGTACGGCCCCCTGAGTTTGTAATGTTTGTAAACCACCCGGAGGCAATGAGTACGAATGTTGTCAGGTTTTTAGAAAACAATATCCGTGAAAAGTGGGGATTCATCGGAGTACCGATTAGAATAGTTGTGAGAAAAAGACTTTCAAGCAGATAA
- a CDS encoding DUF86 domain-containing protein encodes MTFKEKVSRKLNNLREYVGYLNGYRNSTMEDLKRDHTLRGAVERYMHLSAECVIDVAEMMISELELRKPEEYKESIDILGEAGIIPDEFAYSFSPVAGLRNILVHEYTKIDLEEIHRHLQKDLPDFEKFSKYIADYLNRLP; translated from the coding sequence ATGACGTTTAAAGAGAAAGTGAGTAGGAAGTTAAATAACCTGAGAGAATATGTGGGATATCTTAATGGTTACCGGAACTCCACTATGGAAGACCTAAAGAGAGATCACACCTTGAGAGGGGCTGTTGAGAGATACATGCACCTTTCTGCCGAATGTGTAATAGATGTTGCCGAGATGATGATTTCTGAACTTGAACTCCGTAAACCGGAGGAATACAAGGAGAGTATTGATATACTTGGAGAGGCTGGAATAATACCGGATGAATTTGCGTATTCTTTCTCTCCTGTAGCAGGTTTAAGAAATATTCTTGTGCATGAGTATACTAAAATAGATTTAGAAGAAATACATCGTCACCTTCAAAAAGACCTTCCTGATTTTGAAAAATTCTCCAAATATATAGCTGATTATCTCAACAGGCTTCCCTAA
- a CDS encoding nucleotidyltransferase domain-containing protein, translating into MNEEDIQKIEGCLKKYHVVTAYIFGSEAKGVAGVLSDIDVAVFIHTDIKKADRFDLRLRLSNDVSAIMGKRVDLVVLNESPIQLSYEIIRHGKLLFCSDRPAKVDMELDILSRYLDRRYYDKRHAEVVLQKMSSGGFARK; encoded by the coding sequence ATGAATGAGGAGGATATTCAAAAGATAGAAGGGTGCCTTAAGAAATATCACGTTGTTACTGCCTACATTTTCGGCTCCGAGGCAAAAGGTGTGGCTGGTGTGTTGAGTGACATAGATGTTGCTGTGTTTATACATACAGATATTAAGAAGGCAGACCGTTTTGATCTGAGACTCAGGCTCTCAAATGATGTGTCAGCCATAATGGGTAAAAGGGTTGACCTTGTTGTATTGAATGAGTCACCTATACAGCTTTCTTATGAAATCATCAGGCATGGGAAATTACTATTCTGCAGTGACAGACCTGCAAAAGTTGATATGGAGCTGGATATATTGTCCAGGTATCTTGACAGGAGATACTATGATAAAAGACATGCAGAGGTGGTACTTCAGAAAATGTCGTCCGGAGGGTTTGCCCGGAAATGA
- a CDS encoding putative DNA binding domain-containing protein encodes MKTSEIKEIIAKGEGHHTEFKEMIIDNEETAKTITSFANTDGGKIFLGVADNGDITGIEDVDETIRRIDDIAFNRCEPPITVLQETVNIDDKMVLIVNIPKGEQRPYRTIKGIYYVRSANRCRQASREELLRLFQSAGDVFYDETEIYKAAIDDLDRYFFKSFVKEYLKLEATERLSENYMRNLRVLSSGGKPTLTGLLFFGENPQSFYPHAKVVAAYIDGKDISVPPMDKKEITGKMHQVLENSMNFLRLYLTEEHRIKDLEPEVFPEIPTEALREALVNAVAHRDYTISSPIRIFIFRDRIEFRTPGKLPNTVTIESMKMGGAHVLRNPTIYNLLAKMGLVTDIGSGVLRIIESVKKAIQKEVKFDLIDTEFILTIPRKKPAE; translated from the coding sequence ATGAAGACATCTGAAATAAAAGAAATAATAGCAAAAGGTGAAGGCCATCATACAGAATTTAAGGAGATGATTATAGATAATGAAGAGACGGCAAAAACGATAACAAGTTTTGCCAATACTGACGGGGGGAAAATATTTTTGGGTGTCGCCGATAATGGTGACATAACCGGGATTGAGGATGTTGATGAAACAATAAGAAGGATAGATGATATTGCATTTAACAGGTGTGAACCGCCCATCACCGTATTACAGGAGACTGTTAATATTGATGACAAGATGGTTCTTATTGTAAATATCCCAAAGGGTGAGCAGAGACCATACAGAACAATAAAAGGCATTTACTATGTCAGGAGCGCAAACCGGTGCAGGCAGGCATCAAGGGAAGAACTGCTAAGATTATTTCAGTCAGCAGGAGATGTATTCTATGACGAAACAGAAATTTATAAGGCTGCGATAGATGACCTTGACCGATATTTTTTCAAATCATTTGTAAAGGAATACTTAAAATTGGAGGCTACCGAAAGGCTGTCTGAGAATTATATGAGAAATTTAAGGGTACTGTCGTCAGGAGGAAAACCTACACTTACAGGACTTCTGTTTTTTGGAGAAAACCCTCAGAGTTTTTATCCGCACGCAAAAGTGGTTGCAGCCTATATAGACGGTAAAGATATATCTGTACCTCCGATGGATAAAAAGGAAATTACAGGAAAGATGCATCAGGTACTTGAGAACTCCATGAATTTTCTGAGGTTGTATCTGACGGAAGAACATAGGATAAAAGACCTTGAACCTGAGGTATTCCCTGAAATCCCTACTGAGGCTCTACGTGAGGCACTCGTGAATGCTGTTGCCCATCGCGATTACACCATCAGTTCTCCTATCAGAATATTTATCTTCCGAGATCGGATAGAGTTCCGAACACCGGGAAAACTTCCTAATACTGTGACAATAGAGAGCATGAAAATGGGCGGCGCTCATGTACTGAGAAATCCTACAATATACAATCTTCTTGCCAAGATGGGCCTTGTAACAGATATAGGAAGCGGTGTATTAAGAATTATAGAGTCCGTAAAAAAGGCAATTCAAAAAGAAGTAAAATTCGATTTGATTGATACTGAATTCATCCTTACAATCCCAAGAAAAAAACCTGCGGAGTAA
- the rlmN gene encoding 23S rRNA (adenine(2503)-C(2))-methyltransferase RlmN translates to MIDLRSLSISEMEELAEGLNLQRYRGKQLFHWVYGKAVDSIEGMTNLSKETRLMLAQKAYVSKLEVIKRQTSIDGTEKFLFGLEDGHSVESVLIPDDDRLTICISTQVGCGMGCAFCLTAKGGFERNLKTSEIINQFLSARKELPPNKRITNIVIMGMGEPLANFNNLIKALEILTNTLGVNIGAGRITVSTSGLIPGIKKLGASGLNVNLAISLNASTDEQRNIIMPINKKYPLNDLIKTCREFPLKQRKKISIEYVLLDGLNNSPEDARRVAKLLKGLRCKINLIPFNEFPRSEFKRPSESSVLNFQEILVNNHYSVFIRKSRGADILAACGQLREQVTVQ, encoded by the coding sequence ATGATAGACCTTAGAAGTCTTAGTATATCTGAAATGGAAGAACTGGCTGAGGGGCTTAATCTTCAGCGATACAGGGGAAAACAGCTTTTTCACTGGGTTTATGGAAAGGCAGTGGACTCTATTGAAGGTATGACAAACCTGTCCAAAGAGACCCGTTTGATGCTGGCTCAAAAGGCTTATGTCAGTAAACTTGAGGTAATTAAAAGACAGACTTCAATTGACGGTACAGAGAAATTCCTTTTTGGTTTAGAAGACGGACATAGTGTTGAGAGTGTCCTGATACCGGACGATGACAGACTGACTATTTGTATATCAACACAGGTGGGATGTGGAATGGGGTGTGCATTTTGTTTGACTGCAAAAGGGGGGTTTGAAAGGAACCTGAAAACATCAGAGATAATAAATCAGTTTCTTTCAGCACGGAAAGAACTACCGCCAAATAAGAGGATTACAAACATTGTGATAATGGGCATGGGTGAACCGCTTGCAAATTTTAATAACCTGATAAAGGCTTTAGAGATATTAACAAACACGCTTGGGGTCAATATAGGGGCAGGGAGAATTACAGTTTCCACATCAGGCTTAATTCCCGGTATAAAAAAACTGGGGGCAAGCGGTTTGAACGTAAACCTTGCCATATCCCTTAACGCATCAACAGATGAACAGCGTAATATCATAATGCCGATTAATAAAAAGTATCCTCTTAATGACCTCATTAAAACGTGCAGGGAATTTCCATTAAAACAGAGAAAAAAGATCAGCATTGAGTATGTACTTTTAGATGGTTTAAACAACTCTCCTGAAGACGCAAGGCGGGTCGCAAAACTGCTGAAGGGGTTGCGATGTAAGATTAATCTTATACCCTTTAACGAATTTCCAAGGTCAGAGTTTAAAAGACCGTCAGAATCTTCCGTCCTAAACTTTCAGGAGATTCTTGTAAATAATCACTACTCTGTATTTATAAGAAAAAGCCGTGGGGCTGATATACTTGCAGCCTGCGGCCAGCTTCGGGAACAAGTTACAGTACAATAA
- a CDS encoding DUF401 family protein — protein MYDILKIFISFILIVILIRRKINLGIAMSVGAVLLALTYLLPVRVIGDVFIKTVTSYTTIQLVASLGLIMVMENIMRKTETFKQMMEGLKKTVRDARIVLAAPPAIIGMVPSIGGAYFSAPLVEEASSEITITQERKGFINYWFRHIWEYILPTYPGLILASAITHISLATLILYQLPFSIMVIITGSIFCFKGLVFEKKSSRQKRHGRDLKMLIASLFPIAFIILAVAIFHIDIALTMAVVVFLLFIYHRYPLKKIANTLKDSISWNILFIMVGVIFFKEMLGTTGAVKGMSVYLSGTGFPLIILFFILPFMVGFLTGLTIAFVGTTFPLLISMSGGFIDTGNMAFAFASGFAGVMFSPVHMCFVLTGEYFRADKGTIYRYMLIPSSLVMLAAVVEWVL, from the coding sequence ATGTACGACATTTTAAAAATATTCATCTCTTTCATCCTTATAGTTATTCTAATCAGGCGCAAGATTAATCTTGGTATTGCCATGTCTGTTGGGGCAGTCTTACTTGCACTCACATATCTACTGCCTGTCAGAGTTATAGGGGATGTTTTCATTAAGACAGTAACGTCTTACACAACCATTCAGCTCGTTGCATCACTGGGGTTGATAATGGTTATGGAAAATATCATGAGGAAGACTGAGACGTTTAAGCAGATGATGGAAGGGCTGAAGAAGACGGTGCGGGATGCGAGGATAGTGCTTGCGGCGCCGCCTGCAATTATTGGGATGGTACCGTCAATTGGAGGGGCATACTTTTCAGCGCCCCTTGTTGAAGAAGCAAGCAGTGAGATTACAATAACACAGGAGAGAAAAGGCTTTATCAACTACTGGTTCAGGCATATATGGGAATATATACTCCCGACATATCCCGGATTAATACTGGCCTCAGCGATTACTCATATCTCTTTGGCTACATTAATCCTTTATCAACTGCCATTTTCAATCATGGTAATTATCACAGGCAGTATCTTCTGTTTCAAAGGGCTTGTTTTTGAAAAAAAGAGTTCCCGGCAGAAAAGACACGGCAGGGATTTAAAGATGCTGATTGCAAGTCTTTTTCCTATAGCATTTATTATTCTTGCAGTAGCCATATTCCACATTGACATAGCATTGACAATGGCCGTTGTTGTATTCCTATTATTCATCTATCACCGCTATCCTTTAAAGAAGATAGCTAACACCCTTAAAGACAGCATATCGTGGAATATACTTTTTATAATGGTAGGTGTTATATTCTTCAAGGAGATGCTCGGCACCACCGGGGCAGTGAAAGGAATGTCGGTTTATTTATCCGGTACAGGCTTCCCGCTTATAATACTATTTTTTATACTGCCGTTTATGGTAGGATTTCTTACAGGCTTAACCATAGCATTTGTTGGAACTACTTTTCCATTGCTTATTTCAATGAGCGGCGGGTTTATAGATACAGGTAATATGGCATTCGCCTTTGCAAGCGGGTTTGCCGGTGTGATGTTCTCGCCGGTTCACATGTGCTTTGTACTTACAGGTGAATACTTCAGGGCTGATAAGGGTACTATATACAGGTACATGCTGATTCCGAGCAGTCTGGTGATGCTGGCGGCGGTTGTGGAGTGGGTGTTGTGA
- a CDS encoding UDP-3-O-acyl-N-acetylglucosamine deacetylase — MRYQRTIKNSIELPGIGLHTGKTVSLKLSPAPTDTGIMFTRTDKNSTITAHVDNVVATDYSSTLGWNGSSVQTVEHLLAAAAGLNIDNLYVELNSSEVPIMDGSAQPYVKLMLKSGIIQQDKIKSHIKILDTVEIREKDKFIKIEPSPFPCITYIMDYDHPMLNKQEFVYHYSIESFVKDIAPARTFGFLKDVAALQKMGLGMGGSLENVVVLNDDTILNKEGLRFKDEFIRHKVLDLIGDMSLMSMSFIGHITAYRSGHNLNTRLASAILSCKDKWVEAGQNQPDLKV, encoded by the coding sequence ATGAGATACCAGCGTACTATAAAAAATTCAATCGAACTTCCGGGGATTGGCCTTCATACAGGAAAGACCGTTTCCCTTAAACTATCACCTGCACCGACTGACACAGGGATAATGTTTACAAGGACAGATAAAAACTCTACGATTACAGCCCATGTGGATAATGTTGTTGCTACTGATTATTCATCTACACTTGGATGGAACGGTTCAAGTGTACAGACAGTAGAACATTTGCTTGCTGCTGCCGCCGGTCTTAATATAGATAATCTGTATGTTGAACTCAATTCTTCTGAAGTCCCTATAATGGACGGCAGTGCACAGCCTTATGTGAAGCTAATGCTGAAAAGCGGGATAATACAGCAGGATAAGATCAAATCTCACATAAAGATACTTGATACAGTAGAGATTAGAGAAAAGGATAAGTTTATAAAAATAGAACCTTCTCCATTCCCGTGCATCACTTACATCATGGATTACGACCATCCAATGTTGAATAAACAGGAGTTTGTGTATCACTATTCAATTGAGAGCTTCGTTAAAGATATTGCACCTGCCCGCACCTTCGGATTCCTAAAAGATGTAGCAGCACTGCAAAAGATGGGGTTGGGAATGGGTGGGTCGCTTGAAAATGTGGTTGTGCTGAATGATGATACTATATTAAATAAAGAAGGTCTGCGATTTAAAGATGAATTCATCAGACATAAGGTCCTCGACCTTATCGGGGATATGTCCCTGATGTCCATGTCATTCATTGGACATATAACCGCTTACCGTTCAGGCCACAACCTGAATACAAGACTCGCCTCTGCTATCCTTTCATGTAAAGATAAGTGGGTTGAAGCAGGACAAAATCAGCCGGATTTAAAGGTTTAA
- a CDS encoding prepilin-type N-terminal cleavage/methylation domain-containing protein: MSKGYSLIELMITMAIFVFAVLTFSKFFISEHHLYAVQEADTEIQQTLRNVLNIVNRELIQTGYGLPAQINGITKFKKEELIFRANIRDIATSLVSDAVPEQNILNVMNSTGTTFKKDDVIVLCDKVNINRCEEHTLSENGTNNSVILSSPVNETFIAGSRINLINTISYRYNSSRKEFQRKIDKGTWESLAENIPADGLTFSYKDRSNNTPVNSSDIIRIDISLSVESFRKDMHLNENGGYWRRSAKTSVTLRNYL, from the coding sequence ATGAGTAAAGGATATTCTCTTATCGAGCTTATGATAACAATGGCGATATTTGTGTTTGCTGTTCTAACCTTCAGTAAATTCTTTATCTCAGAACATCACTTATATGCAGTGCAGGAGGCGGATACGGAAATTCAGCAGACACTCAGGAATGTCCTAAATATTGTTAACAGGGAACTGATACAGACAGGATATGGATTGCCTGCTCAGATAAACGGGATAACCAAATTTAAAAAAGAGGAGCTTATTTTCAGGGCAAATATCAGGGATATTGCAACCTCACTTGTATCTGATGCAGTACCGGAACAAAACATCCTCAATGTAATGAACAGTACCGGAACAACTTTTAAAAAAGATGATGTAATCGTCTTATGTGATAAGGTCAATATCAATAGATGTGAGGAACATACACTTTCAGAAAATGGAACAAACAATTCTGTAATCCTGAGTTCCCCTGTTAATGAAACTTTTATTGCAGGCAGCAGGATTAACCTCATAAATACTATCTCCTACAGATATAACAGTTCAAGAAAAGAGTTCCAGAGAAAGATTGACAAGGGTACATGGGAATCTCTTGCAGAAAATATTCCTGCAGACGGGCTGACTTTTTCATATAAAGACAGATCAAACAATACGCCGGTTAACTCATCAGACATTATCAGGATTGATATTTCACTCTCTGTGGAAAGCTTTAGAAAAGACATGCACCTTAATGAAAATGGCGGCTATTGGAGGCGTAGTGCGAAGACTTCAGTCACACTTAGAAATTATCTATGA
- a CDS encoding prepilin-type N-terminal cleavage/methylation domain-containing protein, giving the protein MALNKNGFTLLEVLFALTIFCVCSLSIAEMLIIGKRSIANGNNSFTAVQAAKAQMELLRGSVLQTGTGDTCADLPESTITCEWSLKKDVPMQGLSTLKVTATWNEGDSNREIVLTAVRFDGG; this is encoded by the coding sequence ATGGCTTTGAACAAAAACGGCTTCACACTTCTTGAAGTACTTTTTGCACTTACGATCTTTTGTGTATGTTCACTTAGTATTGCAGAAATGCTTATTATCGGCAAAAGGTCAATCGCAAACGGAAACAATTCATTCACTGCTGTACAGGCCGCAAAGGCACAGATGGAATTGCTTAGGGGTTCTGTTTTACAGACCGGCACAGGTGATACTTGCGCTGATCTTCCGGAATCAACAATAACATGCGAATGGTCACTGAAAAAGGATGTGCCTATGCAGGGGCTTTCAACTTTGAAAGTTACTGCAACATGGAATGAAGGGGATAGTAACCGTGAGATTGTTCTTACCGCCGTTAGGTTTGATGGGGGTTAA
- a CDS encoding prepilin-type N-terminal cleavage/methylation domain-containing protein: protein MNKKGFTFLEILIVLAIIGILSALAVSDISAFTDRLYLQSFARQISTDLREMKMRSVIERQSYTVNFDSANNFYNITGRIINLPPGIRFGFSAGVLGPPANPVETPEADGVTFPSNKITFHPQGSNSLGTIYITNDRNETRALSLTITGRVKIWRWDGERWL from the coding sequence GTGAATAAAAAAGGTTTTACTTTTTTAGAAATTTTAATAGTGCTCGCAATCATCGGCATTTTATCTGCCCTTGCTGTATCAGATATTTCTGCATTTACGGATAGGTTATATCTTCAGTCATTTGCAAGGCAAATATCAACTGACCTGCGGGAGATGAAGATGAGGTCTGTCATTGAGCGGCAGAGTTACACTGTTAATTTTGATTCTGCCAATAATTTTTACAACATTACAGGAAGGATAATTAATCTTCCTCCGGGGATTCGATTCGGTTTTTCAGCAGGAGTGCTTGGTCCTCCTGCTAATCCTGTTGAGACACCGGAGGCAGACGGTGTTACCTTTCCTTCAAATAAAATTACCTTTCATCCGCAGGGAAGCAACAGTCTGGGGACAATATACATAACCAATGATAGAAATGAAACCCGTGCATTAAGTCTAACAATAACCGGAAGGGTGAAGATATGGAGATGGGATGGCGAGAGATGGCTTTGA
- a CDS encoding winged helix-turn-helix domain-containing protein, with protein MEELLEDILGGLEQRITIYKNKLTELLKKRDRIDDEIKTARKYLELAETLFKVEKNKARTSYPQVLAGELDKEAIKGQEDAKDFLLSTFRFAGLSIPEAAFILLKEEGASLHAKDIYQRLLEGGVKIRSKTPITSVSISLNRDKRFLRIAPNTYRLADLEVQREERR; from the coding sequence ATGGAAGAATTATTAGAGGATATCCTTGGCGGACTGGAACAGCGTATAACAATTTATAAAAACAAACTGACAGAGCTTCTAAAAAAACGTGACCGGATAGATGATGAGATAAAGACTGCAAGGAAATATCTTGAGTTAGCAGAGACACTCTTTAAGGTTGAGAAAAACAAGGCGCGTACATCATATCCGCAGGTACTGGCAGGTGAGTTAGATAAAGAGGCAATTAAAGGTCAGGAAGATGCAAAGGATTTCTTACTAAGTACTTTCAGGTTTGCGGGATTGAGTATACCTGAGGCAGCTTTTATTTTGCTGAAGGAAGAAGGTGCATCACTTCATGCAAAGGATATATATCAACGGCTTCTTGAAGGAGGGGTGAAGATACGGAGTAAGACTCCGATAACATCCGTGTCAATTTCACTTAACAGGGACAAAAGGTTTTTGAGAATCGCACCAAATACTTACCGCCTCGCAGATCTTGAGGTGCAAAGAGAGGAAAGGAGGTGA
- a CDS encoding helix-turn-helix transcriptional regulator, protein MIRKFFLGFIKVHILHHASKEPIYGLWIINELSHHGYNLSPGTLYPILHTMEEQGFLKSQQKLVEGKIRKYYQTTRRGVKVLEEARHKIKALVDEVL, encoded by the coding sequence ATGATACGTAAATTCTTTCTCGGATTTATCAAGGTGCATATCCTGCACCACGCTTCTAAGGAACCGATCTACGGGCTTTGGATAATCAATGAACTGTCCCATCACGGATACAATCTTAGCCCTGGGACTCTTTATCCCATTTTACACACCATGGAAGAACAAGGTTTTCTTAAATCGCAACAAAAACTTGTTGAGGGTAAAATCCGCAAGTATTACCAGACTACCAGAAGGGGTGTAAAGGTGCTGGAAGAGGCGAGGCACAAAATCAAGGCACTGGTAGACGAAGTGTTGTGA